The proteins below are encoded in one region of Leptotrichia sp. oral taxon 218:
- the csx2 gene encoding TIGR02221 family CRISPR-associated protein → MAKILIAGLGKGMIDRNSEERDYRKADYKIKIEETGEYKIYRDEYFVTSVLEKHYDIDKTIYIGTAGSMWDKLYTHYCKKNGFSTESEEYEKYRDELRNVTKNANKNTDVLNINSEKFNSIFENTEKKVQIIVTKYGMNKNEIFENFNKIIEIVNSLNKEDEIYLDITHSFRSNAMWIFLVMNYITEVIDKNIKIKMITYGMLEEMDDDEIEKDLNGNPLKVAPIINLKSFYDLMKWIKGANAFKQYGNTYEFLDMIEDNKLKNTLEEFSNSMNMNYIGNIKENIGKINQMEKTIKTLDGPAKLLLPDILERFAQNFGEKQETFEILLDLAEWHYNQKRYSMSYVNIIEAIYTFTGKILEVEDINKGKEVLREWINRITEENRIKYKDLSEEEISNRIKLSEIFESSRIIRNNISHTLESRAEMQEIISKIPENIKKLREIFKTEYKKGEIYESQDLKMQQTYTFLEKLAENGQFAEIGRVASNGIYDFLFEELGVQKSGENKNTVKNWLDNKKENFEKELEKEQLSELMQLFLEVKNNSRSITRKEIIKKIRHLQNILTKKSFLEAIENVNLNDKRSSQTQQVPKINVNKEDRKILVFKEIFGEQEKKEVIKKYKIKRISKLSSETIKEWKNLENDSNKEKNIKRFKDIIDRNIDSGDILLIEGEVGITFELVNWAKEKGIIAIYGVEKVTDNLLLKVEFYEY, encoded by the coding sequence ATGGCTAAAATATTGATAGCAGGGTTGGGAAAAGGGATGATAGATCGTAATAGTGAAGAAAGAGATTACAGAAAAGCGGATTATAAAATAAAAATTGAAGAAACAGGAGAATATAAAATTTATAGAGATGAATATTTTGTAACATCGGTATTAGAAAAACATTATGATATAGATAAAACAATATATATTGGAACAGCAGGGTCGATGTGGGATAAACTTTATACACATTATTGTAAGAAAAATGGATTTTCGACTGAAAGTGAAGAATATGAAAAATATAGAGATGAATTGAGAAATGTTACTAAAAATGCGAATAAAAATACAGATGTTTTAAATATAAACAGTGAAAAATTTAATTCTATATTTGAGAATACAGAGAAAAAAGTACAAATAATAGTGACAAAATATGGAATGAATAAAAATGAAATATTTGAAAACTTTAATAAAATTATAGAAATCGTAAATTCTTTAAATAAAGAAGATGAAATTTATTTGGATATAACCCATTCTTTCAGATCAAATGCAATGTGGATATTTTTAGTGATGAACTATATTACAGAAGTTATTGATAAAAATATAAAAATAAAAATGATAACATATGGAATGCTAGAAGAAATGGATGATGATGAAATAGAAAAAGATTTAAATGGGAATCCTTTAAAAGTAGCTCCAATAATTAATTTGAAATCATTTTATGATTTAATGAAATGGATAAAAGGAGCGAACGCTTTTAAGCAATATGGGAATACTTATGAATTTTTAGATATGATTGAAGATAATAAGTTGAAAAATACATTAGAAGAATTTTCAAATTCAATGAATATGAACTATATTGGGAATATAAAAGAAAATATCGGAAAAATTAATCAAATGGAAAAAACAATAAAAACATTAGATGGACCTGCCAAACTATTATTACCAGATATTTTAGAAAGATTCGCACAAAATTTTGGTGAGAAACAGGAGACATTTGAGATATTATTAGATTTAGCAGAATGGCACTATAATCAAAAAAGATATTCAATGAGTTATGTAAATATTATTGAAGCTATTTATACTTTTACAGGAAAAATTTTAGAAGTTGAAGATATCAATAAAGGTAAAGAAGTATTAAGAGAATGGATAAATAGAATAACTGAAGAAAATAGAATAAAATATAAAGATTTGTCGGAAGAAGAAATAAGTAATAGAATAAAATTAAGTGAAATTTTTGAAAGTTCTAGGATTATTAGAAATAATATTTCGCATACATTGGAAAGTAGAGCAGAAATGCAAGAAATTATTTCAAAAATTCCAGAAAATATAAAAAAATTAAGAGAAATATTTAAAACTGAATATAAAAAAGGTGAGATTTATGAATCACAAGATTTAAAAATGCAACAGACATATACTTTTTTAGAAAAATTAGCTGAAAATGGTCAGTTTGCAGAAATTGGTAGAGTTGCATCTAATGGAATTTATGATTTTTTGTTTGAGGAACTTGGAGTACAAAAGTCAGGAGAAAATAAAAATACTGTAAAAAATTGGCTGGATAATAAAAAAGAGAATTTTGAAAAAGAATTAGAAAAAGAGCAGTTGTCTGAATTAATGCAGTTGTTTTTAGAAGTTAAAAATAATAGTAGAAGTATTACAAGAAAAGAAATAATTAAGAAGATAAGACATTTACAAAATATATTAACGAAAAAGTCATTTTTAGAAGCTATTGAAAATGTAAATTTAAATGATAAAAGAAGTTCTCAAACACAACAAGTGCCTAAAATAAATGTAAATAAAGAAGACAGAAAAATTTTAGTATTTAAAGAAATATTTGGAGAGCAAGAAAAAAAAGAAGTAATAAAAAAATATAAGATAAAAAGAATAAGCAAATTGAGTAGTGAAACTATAAAAGAATGGAAAAATCTTGAAAATGATAGCAACAAAGAAAAAAATATAAAAAGATTTAAAGATATAATAGACAGAAATATTGATTCAGGTGATATTTTATTGATAGAAGGAGAAGTTGGGATAACTTTTGAATTGGTAAATTGGGCGAAAGAAAAAGGAATTATTGCAATTTATGGAGTTGAAAAAGTGACAGATAATCTTTTACTTAAAGTGGAATTTTATGAATATTAA
- a CDS encoding GTPase, with protein sequence MARNIFKEIERRVMNEQMDETTRQKLLGNLLRMKEQQINLMVTGATGVGKSSTINALFGEEVAKVGTSVNPETMGIDKYELDNLVIWDTPGLGDGREADNRHSKIIIDKLYEKDRNGNLLIDLVLVILDGSSRDLGTSYELINSVIIPNLGENKKNRILVAINQADVAMKGKYWNAQENRPERKLQDFLEDKVASVRRRIKEATGIDVEPIYYSAGDKEEGYMQQKPYNLSKLLYYILQHTPEEKRLVYAQNINKEEAMWKDNDDLQDYRAGILETFMESVTRGMAIGGTIGQAIGDIVGLGTVGRVIGTVGGAIFGVGVNIINGFVDFFEGIF encoded by the coding sequence ATGGCAAGAAATATATTTAAGGAAATTGAAAGAAGAGTGATGAATGAACAAATGGATGAAACTACGAGACAAAAATTATTGGGTAATTTATTGAGAATGAAGGAGCAACAAATTAATTTAATGGTTACAGGTGCAACAGGAGTGGGGAAAAGTAGTACTATTAATGCGTTGTTTGGAGAAGAAGTAGCAAAAGTAGGAACAAGTGTAAACCCAGAAACAATGGGAATTGATAAATATGAGTTGGATAATTTAGTAATATGGGACACTCCAGGATTAGGTGATGGAAGAGAAGCTGATAACAGACATAGTAAAATAATAATTGATAAGCTTTATGAAAAAGATAGAAATGGGAATTTGTTAATTGATTTGGTTTTGGTAATATTGGATGGTAGCAGTAGAGATTTAGGGACATCGTATGAATTAATAAATAGTGTGATTATACCAAATTTGGGGGAAAATAAGAAAAATAGAATATTAGTGGCGATTAATCAGGCAGATGTAGCGATGAAGGGAAAATATTGGAATGCACAAGAAAATCGACCTGAGAGAAAACTACAAGATTTTTTGGAAGATAAAGTTGCATCAGTGAGAAGAAGAATTAAAGAAGCTACAGGAATAGATGTCGAACCGATTTATTATAGTGCTGGAGACAAAGAAGAAGGATATATGCAACAAAAACCGTACAATTTATCAAAACTATTATACTACATATTACAACATACGCCAGAAGAAAAAAGATTAGTTTATGCACAAAATATTAATAAAGAAGAAGCTATGTGGAAAGACAATGATGATTTACAAGATTACAGAGCAGGAATTTTAGAAACATTTATGGAATCAGTAACAAGAGGAATGGCAATAGGTGGAACAATAGGTCAAGCAATAGGAGATATAGTAGGATTAGGTACAGTTGGAAGAGTAATAGGTACAGTAGGTGGAGCAATATTTGGAGTAGGAGTAAATATAATTAATGGATTTGTTGATTTTTTTGAAGGAATATTTTAG
- a CDS encoding GTPase family protein, protein MTSFKYYRKNDIEKKLEKARFRPLDVMVTGVTGAGKSTTLNTIFKKNVATVGNGVDPETMDLDSYSLNDVFRLWDTPGLGDGVANDEIHKRKLVDLLYKTYSLDGNIYGWIDSAIVVLEGLNRDMGSTYTLLNEVIVPNIQADRILVVINQADMAMKGRHWNKETNRPDEVLVDFLERQALSIQNRVKEATGVTIRKPVYYSAEYGYNIEKLLDFIIDNMIVERRPLVRA, encoded by the coding sequence ATGACGAGTTTTAAATATTATAGAAAAAATGATATAGAAAAGAAATTGGAAAAAGCTAGATTTAGACCTTTGGATGTGATGGTAACAGGAGTAACAGGAGCAGGTAAATCGACAACATTAAATACAATTTTTAAAAAAAATGTGGCAACGGTTGGTAACGGTGTGGATCCTGAAACAATGGATTTAGATTCTTATTCGTTAAATGATGTATTTAGATTGTGGGATACTCCTGGATTAGGAGATGGTGTTGCGAATGATGAGATTCATAAAAGAAAATTGGTGGATTTGCTGTATAAAACTTATTCATTAGATGGAAATATTTATGGTTGGATAGATTCGGCAATTGTGGTTTTAGAAGGTTTGAATAGAGATATGGGAAGTACATATACATTGTTAAATGAGGTAATAGTTCCAAATATACAGGCAGATAGAATATTGGTAGTGATTAATCAAGCGGATATGGCAATGAAAGGCAGACATTGGAATAAGGAAACAAATAGACCAGATGAAGTGTTAGTAGATTTTTTAGAAAGACAAGCGTTATCTATACAAAATAGGGTAAAAGAAGCAACAGGAGTAACAATAAGAAAACCAGTATACTATTCAGCAGAATATGGTTATAACATAGAAAAATTATTAGATTTCATAATAGATAATATGATTGTAGAGAGAAGACCGTTAGTTAGAGCATAA
- the proC gene encoding pyrroline-5-carboxylate reductase: MKIGFIGTGNMGSSIIKGILSSKFEENENINIFDLDKDKVNNLVKEYGVNAVNSEKELAKNCDIIILSVKPHIIPIVLKNLSGNVKKDTIILTIAAGISISVIENTLGEDKKVVRTMPNTPAQVLSGMTAVTFNKNIENSEKEIIFKLLNSFGKSVEIEEKLMHAYTGISGSLPAYVYMFMEALADGGVLCGMPRNKAYEIVAQTVAGSAKMLLETGKHPGQLKDEVCSPAGTTIEAVRVLENGNFRGNVIEAVVACTEKSKEMAGEK, translated from the coding sequence ATGAAAATAGGATTTATTGGAACAGGAAATATGGGAAGTTCGATAATTAAAGGAATTTTGTCTTCAAAATTTGAGGAAAATGAAAATATAAATATTTTCGATTTGGACAAAGACAAAGTGAATAATTTAGTCAAAGAATACGGAGTAAATGCCGTAAATAGTGAAAAAGAGCTGGCGAAAAATTGTGATATTATTATTTTGTCAGTAAAACCGCATATTATTCCCATCGTTTTAAAAAATTTGAGTGGAAATGTAAAAAAAGATACAATTATTTTGACAATTGCAGCTGGAATAAGTATTTCCGTGATTGAAAATACTTTGGGAGAAGATAAAAAAGTTGTTAGAACAATGCCAAATACTCCTGCTCAAGTACTTTCAGGAATGACAGCGGTTACATTTAATAAAAATATTGAAAATTCTGAAAAAGAAATAATTTTTAAACTTTTAAATAGTTTTGGGAAAAGTGTAGAAATTGAAGAAAAATTGATGCATGCATATACGGGAATAAGCGGCTCACTTCCAGCGTATGTCTACATGTTTATGGAAGCACTAGCTGACGGTGGCGTACTTTGCGGAATGCCAAGAAATAAAGCATACGAAATAGTTGCTCAAACTGTAGCAGGATCAGCAAAAATGCTTCTTGAAACAGGAAAACATCCAGGACAGTTAAAAGACGAAGTTTGCTCTCCAGCTGGAACGACAATCGAAGCAGTCAGAGTTTTAGAAAATGGAAATTTTCGTGGAAATGTAATTGAAGCGGTTGTAGCTTGTACGGAAAAATCAAAAGAAATGGCAGGAGAAAAGTAA
- a CDS encoding tetratricopeptide repeat protein encodes MKNKYFKILILLAFFMLTFEIFAESQEEIMRVTRQELKDLKINEKSIEKTFEGIKMQEVDFSKSKKPFEEAVQLDGKNYLAMLYIGTYERMINKDSKKAIEYYQKAIKLNPKNPRPYNNMAIAYAYLGDKKKSNETIQKIMSLFPEYPEGYYQWALKLADEKKYSESTEYMKKAIEKYNKIKKLDYWYITQDAKEHYIMDAQKIIIYNYLDQNKLTDAIDFFKDDIFFKMKENGYPDVDKLLVAMYDKNEKLYKNKNSKLYKENFEKLKSIEFAGLLIKAYDDMKTKDKK; translated from the coding sequence GTGAAAAATAAGTATTTTAAAATTTTGATTTTATTAGCTTTTTTTATGTTAACTTTTGAAATTTTTGCTGAAAGTCAAGAAGAAATTATGAGAGTTACAAGGCAAGAATTAAAAGATTTGAAGATAAATGAAAAATCAATTGAAAAAACTTTTGAAGGAATTAAAATGCAGGAAGTAGATTTTTCTAAGTCAAAAAAACCATTTGAAGAAGCAGTTCAATTAGATGGGAAAAATTATCTTGCAATGCTTTATATTGGAACATACGAAAGAATGATTAATAAAGATAGCAAAAAAGCAATTGAATATTATCAAAAAGCAATAAAATTAAATCCAAAAAATCCTAGACCTTATAATAATATGGCAATCGCATATGCGTATTTAGGTGATAAGAAAAAATCTAACGAAACAATTCAAAAAATTATGTCGTTGTTTCCTGAATATCCAGAAGGTTACTATCAATGGGCTTTGAAATTGGCAGATGAAAAGAAATATTCTGAAAGTACTGAATATATGAAGAAAGCAATTGAAAAATATAACAAGATAAAAAAACTTGATTATTGGTATATAACTCAAGATGCAAAAGAACATTATATTATGGATGCACAGAAAATAATCATATATAATTATTTAGATCAAAATAAATTAACTGATGCAATAGACTTTTTCAAAGACGATATTTTCTTTAAAATGAAAGAAAATGGTTATCCCGATGTAGATAAGTTATTGGTTGCGATGTATGACAAAAATGAGAAACTGTATAAAAATAAAAATTCTAAATTGTATAAAGAAAATTTTGAAAAATTAAAATCTATTGAATTTGCAGGGCTTTTAATTAAAGCATACGATGATATGAAAACTAAAGACAAAAAATAA
- a CDS encoding glutamate-5-semialdehyde dehydrogenase: MNKYIEEMGKKAKIASQKLLTLDTKTKNNALCAIADELIKKKEEIKAANKIDLENGKKSGLSFALLDRMELTDARIEGMAQSLREIAAFTDPIGEILTGWNHKNGMSIAKKRVPLGVIGMIYESRPNVTIDAAGLCLKSSNAVILRGSENAINSNIYLNKLFNEVGKKAGVPENSVQLIEKPERELVKEMITLNEYIDVLIPRGGKGLKKFMIENATIPVIETGAGVCHVFVDESADIEMALPIIENAKTQRPSTCNSIETVLVHKNIASEILPKLTDMMIKDKVELRYSKEALEIVGNRSDVKLAQDEDFGMEYLDMVLSLKLVDNVEEAICYINEHGTHHSDSIITKNIQNAEKFLNEVDSAAVYLNASTRFSDGGEFGFGGEIGISTQKLHARGPMGVRELTTTKYVIRGNGQVRE, from the coding sequence ATGAATAAATATATTGAAGAAATGGGGAAAAAGGCAAAAATTGCTTCTCAAAAACTTTTGACGCTTGATACAAAAACTAAGAATAATGCACTTTGTGCTATTGCGGATGAATTGATTAAAAAAAAAGAAGAAATAAAAGCGGCAAATAAAATTGATTTGGAAAATGGGAAAAAGTCAGGACTTAGTTTTGCGTTACTTGACAGAATGGAATTGACAGACGCTAGAATTGAAGGGATGGCACAAAGTTTGAGAGAAATTGCGGCATTTACTGATCCGATTGGAGAAATTTTAACTGGATGGAATCACAAAAATGGGATGTCGATTGCGAAAAAAAGAGTACCACTTGGCGTGATAGGAATGATTTATGAATCAAGACCAAATGTTACGATTGACGCAGCAGGGCTATGTTTAAAATCTTCAAATGCAGTAATTTTGAGAGGTTCTGAAAATGCAATAAATTCAAATATTTATTTGAATAAATTATTTAATGAAGTTGGAAAAAAAGCGGGAGTTCCTGAAAATTCAGTTCAATTGATTGAAAAGCCAGAACGGGAATTGGTAAAAGAAATGATAACTTTGAACGAATATATTGATGTTTTGATTCCAAGAGGCGGAAAAGGTTTAAAAAAATTTATGATTGAAAATGCAACAATTCCTGTAATTGAAACGGGAGCTGGAGTTTGTCATGTTTTTGTCGATGAAAGCGCAGATATTGAGATGGCTTTACCAATAATTGAAAATGCAAAAACTCAAAGACCTAGCACTTGTAATTCGATTGAAACAGTTTTGGTTCATAAAAATATTGCAAGTGAAATATTGCCAAAATTGACGGATATGATGATAAAAGATAAAGTTGAGCTTAGATACAGCAAAGAAGCGCTTGAAATTGTTGGAAACAGAAGCGATGTGAAATTGGCTCAAGATGAAGATTTTGGGATGGAATATTTGGATATGGTGCTGTCGCTAAAATTGGTGGACAATGTGGAAGAAGCAATTTGTTACATCAATGAGCACGGAACACATCACTCGGATTCGATTATTACAAAAAATATTCAAAATGCTGAAAAATTCTTGAATGAAGTGGATTCAGCAGCGGTTTATTTGAATGCGTCAACTAGATTTTCTGACGGCGGAGAATTTGGATTTGGTGGAGAAATCGGAATTTCTACGCAAAAATTACACGCTCGTGGGCCTATGGGAGTGAGAGAATTGACTACGACTAAGTATGTAATTCGTGGGAATGGACAAGTTAGAGAATAA
- the proB gene encoding glutamate 5-kinase, whose amino-acid sequence MKKQNKREEILEDIQRIVIKVGTSTLTDENGQLNLQKMKKIVVEISNLQDKGYDVILVSSGAVGAGMGLLEIEERPKLLSEKQMLSAVGQVTLMQVYQTFFKKYDKLIGQLLLTKGEFSNRKRYLNVRNVCNAFLDKKIIPIINENDAIVSDELKVGDNDTMSALVSGLIDADLLIILSDIDGLYNKNPKKYEDANLIEVVGDINEDVKNMAGGNGSKFGTGGMITKILAAEMATKIGTNLVIVNGDDPRNISRVVEKENIGTLFVRKNKKISSKKYWLAYGTNKKGEVVVDEGAEKALLSGKSLLPIGIKSVFETFDRGGVLEIKNAENKIIANGISNYSSDEIELIKGQKSEDIEKILGHKYDNVVIHADNIVLIENV is encoded by the coding sequence ATGAAAAAGCAAAATAAAAGAGAAGAAATTTTAGAAGATATACAAAGAATAGTAATAAAAGTTGGAACTTCTACGCTTACTGATGAAAATGGACAACTAAATTTGCAAAAAATGAAAAAAATAGTTGTGGAAATTAGTAATCTTCAAGATAAAGGATATGATGTAATACTTGTTTCATCTGGAGCAGTTGGAGCTGGAATGGGACTTCTTGAAATCGAAGAAAGACCAAAGTTGCTTTCAGAAAAACAAATGTTATCAGCAGTTGGACAAGTGACACTTATGCAAGTTTATCAGACTTTTTTTAAAAAATATGACAAACTTATTGGACAGCTTCTTTTGACTAAAGGAGAATTTTCAAACAGAAAAAGGTATTTGAATGTAAGAAATGTATGTAACGCCTTTTTGGATAAAAAAATAATTCCGATTATAAATGAAAATGATGCAATTGTTTCAGATGAGCTTAAAGTAGGAGATAATGATACGATGTCAGCGCTTGTTTCAGGACTGATTGATGCAGATTTATTAATTATTTTGTCGGATATAGATGGACTTTACAACAAAAATCCTAAGAAATATGAAGATGCCAATTTGATTGAAGTTGTTGGAGATATAAATGAAGATGTAAAAAATATGGCTGGAGGAAATGGCTCAAAATTTGGAACAGGTGGAATGATTACAAAAATATTGGCAGCAGAAATGGCAACAAAAATTGGGACAAATTTAGTTATCGTAAATGGAGATGACCCGAGAAATATTTCAAGAGTTGTGGAAAAAGAAAATATCGGAACATTGTTTGTAAGAAAAAATAAAAAAATTAGTTCTAAAAAATATTGGCTTGCTTATGGAACAAATAAAAAAGGTGAAGTTGTGGTTGATGAAGGTGCAGAAAAAGCTTTACTTTCAGGAAAAAGTTTGCTTCCAATAGGAATTAAATCAGTTTTTGAAACATTTGACAGAGGTGGAGTCTTGGAGATAAAAAATGCTGAAAATAAAATTATTGCAAATGGAATTTCAAACTATTCGTCAGATGAAATTGAATTAATAAAAGGGCAAAAAAGTGAAGATATTGAAAAAATATTGGGACATAAGTATGATAATGTCGTGATTCATGCGGACAATATTGTTTTGATTGAAAATGTATAA
- a CDS encoding alpha-amylase, giving the protein MINGVMIQYFEWNLADDGKHWERLKNDAAHLKEIGVSAVWIPPAYKGTFSGDVGYGVYDLWDLGEFNQKGTVRTKYGTKEELIDAINELHKYGINVYLDAVLNHKGGADETERFLAIEVDPENRNEEISEPKEIEGWTKFTFPGRNKKYSEFEWNYTLFSGVDYDNLTGETAIYKIAGENKGWAENVDSELGNYDYLMNADVDYSHPEVRKEIINWGKWVVNELNLDGFRMDAVKHISEDFIKEFLIEVRKVYGEKFYSVGEYWKGDLDTLKTYLENIGYETDLFDVGLHFNFHEASVEKENYDLTTILDNSVMLMDPIKAVTFVDNHDSQKGSALESEIESWFIPHAYAIILLSEKGYPCLFYGDYYGVGNNKSPHGWVIDKLLHVRKNNAYGEQINYFDDPNIIAFYRKGRENEINTGCVAILSNDEDGEKVIEVGKDRIGQVWEEVTGSGFEDVVIDEEGNAAFRVEAQKIAVWVPKKQ; this is encoded by the coding sequence ATGATAAATGGAGTAATGATACAATATTTTGAGTGGAATTTAGCAGATGATGGAAAACATTGGGAAAGATTGAAAAATGATGCCGCTCATCTAAAAGAAATTGGAGTTTCGGCGGTTTGGATTCCACCTGCTTATAAAGGGACTTTTTCAGGAGATGTTGGATACGGCGTTTATGATTTGTGGGATTTGGGAGAGTTTAATCAAAAAGGAACTGTGCGTACAAAATATGGGACAAAAGAAGAACTTATTGATGCGATTAATGAACTTCATAAATATGGAATAAATGTCTATTTGGACGCTGTACTTAATCATAAGGGAGGTGCTGACGAAACAGAAAGATTTTTGGCAATAGAAGTGGACCCTGAAAACAGAAATGAAGAAATTTCAGAACCAAAAGAGATTGAAGGGTGGACAAAATTTACTTTTCCTGGAAGAAATAAGAAATATTCTGAATTTGAATGGAACTATACTCTTTTTAGCGGAGTTGACTACGATAATTTAACAGGGGAAACTGCAATTTATAAAATTGCTGGTGAAAATAAAGGATGGGCAGAAAATGTGGATTCTGAACTTGGAAATTATGACTATCTTATGAATGCTGATGTCGATTATTCACATCCTGAAGTGAGAAAGGAAATTATAAACTGGGGGAAATGGGTTGTAAACGAATTAAATCTTGATGGATTCAGAATGGATGCTGTAAAACATATAAGCGAAGATTTTATCAAGGAATTTTTAATTGAAGTAAGAAAAGTTTATGGAGAAAAATTTTATTCTGTTGGAGAATATTGGAAAGGTGACTTGGATACTTTAAAAACTTATTTAGAAAATATAGGATATGAAACTGATTTATTTGATGTGGGACTTCATTTTAATTTTCATGAAGCTTCGGTAGAAAAAGAAAACTATGATTTAACAACAATACTGGATAATTCAGTAATGCTTATGGATCCAATTAAAGCGGTAACATTTGTGGATAATCACGATTCGCAAAAGGGAAGCGCACTGGAATCTGAAATAGAAAGCTGGTTTATTCCGCATGCCTATGCAATAATATTACTTTCTGAAAAAGGTTACCCATGCTTATTTTATGGAGATTATTACGGCGTAGGAAATAATAAAAGTCCGCATGGATGGGTAATAGACAAACTTCTTCATGTGAGAAAAAATAATGCTTATGGAGAACAAATAAATTATTTTGATGATCCAAATATAATAGCTTTTTATAGAAAAGGTAGAGAAAATGAAATAAATACAGGATGTGTAGCTATTTTATCCAATGATGAAGATGGAGAAAAAGTTATTGAAGTTGGAAAAGATAGAATTGGACAAGTTTGGGAAGAAGTTACAGGAAGCGGATTTGAAGATGTAGTAATTGACGAAGAAGGAAATGCTGCATTTAGAGTTGAAGCGCAAAAAATTGCAGTTTGGGTACCTAAAAAGCAATAA
- the kdsB gene encoding 3-deoxy-manno-octulosonate cytidylyltransferase → MKILGVIPARFASTRFEGKPLKDINGNPMIEWVYKRAKNADIDELIVATDDKRIFDAVKKFGGNVVMTSNNHKNGTSRIIEVINKEKYKDFDFVINIQGDEPLIDIKSINILADNYRSQKSEIITLKQEIAEKSDILNPNVVKVITDFYDNAIYFSRLPIPFEREKIQNFKYYRHIGIYGYTTKFLNELSNLKDGILQRMESLEQLKFMENGYKIKVLETDSKVIGVDTKEDLEEVVKFISKNGIILE, encoded by the coding sequence ATGAAAATATTGGGAGTGATTCCAGCAAGGTTTGCTTCAACAAGGTTTGAAGGAAAGCCATTAAAAGATATAAATGGAAATCCGATGATAGAATGGGTTTACAAACGAGCTAAAAATGCAGATATTGATGAATTAATTGTTGCAACTGACGATAAAAGAATATTTGACGCAGTTAAAAAATTTGGCGGAAATGTGGTTATGACTTCAAATAATCACAAAAATGGGACTTCAAGAATAATTGAAGTTATAAATAAAGAAAAATATAAAGATTTTGATTTTGTAATAAATATTCAAGGAGATGAGCCGTTAATAGATATTAAGTCTATAAATATTTTGGCTGATAATTATAGAAGCCAAAAGTCTGAAATTATTACATTAAAGCAAGAAATTGCTGAAAAAAGTGACATTTTAAATCCGAATGTTGTAAAAGTTATCACAGATTTTTATGATAATGCAATTTATTTTAGCAGGCTTCCAATTCCGTTTGAGCGGGAAAAAATACAAAATTTTAAATATTATCGACATATTGGGATTTATGGATATACAACAAAATTTTTGAATGAACTTAGTAATTTGAAAGATGGAATTTTGCAAAGAATGGAGTCGCTTGAACAGTTAAAATTTATGGAAAATGGTTATAAAATTAAAGTTTTGGAAACGGATTCCAAAGTTATTGGAGTTGATACAAAAGAGGACTTGGAAGAAGTTGTAAAATTTATTAGCAAAAATGGGATTATTTTAGAATAA